A window of the Kineococcus mangrovi genome harbors these coding sequences:
- a CDS encoding ANTAR domain-containing protein: MRADRALPREHAVADDDLSLQLQVVTEELAVADDELAAQQRQIDELLAREVDARRTASAVIRSVPVPVLVTDATGGIVEANVAASALFGVPAARLARKPVQALVPPQVRPAVRDLVTAAAGARTVGATVAVSPRNGPERTVRVLITGGVHRGEDRSVLTWVLGDVTPAQVAADPAVLQAVAALTALPVGDLSQHELLTEVAGLATRAVTGASWASVVLGDPAEPSELAADSEEAQRIDGAQFRVGQGPAVTAHRDGVPVRSADLRQDERWPALAVPAGRTRVRSALALPVRARDVSAAAAVRGVLTVYGPEPGAFAGDEHLDRALVFAEAASALLHDLDRIAELRATAENLTVAMRSRATIEQAKGLVAGWVGCSVEEAFEVLTRLSQDRNVKLRELAALAVADPSRHDLRPVLVHAHDRLLERRAQERARERVQGASSSS; encoded by the coding sequence ATGCGCGCCGACCGGGCCCTGCCCCGCGAGCACGCGGTCGCCGACGACGACCTGTCGCTGCAGCTGCAGGTCGTCACCGAGGAGCTGGCCGTCGCCGACGACGAGCTGGCCGCCCAGCAGCGGCAGATCGACGAGCTCCTCGCGCGCGAGGTCGACGCCCGCCGGACGGCGAGCGCCGTGATCCGCAGCGTCCCCGTCCCGGTCCTCGTGACCGACGCCACCGGCGGGATCGTCGAGGCCAACGTCGCCGCCTCCGCCCTGTTCGGGGTGCCCGCCGCCCGGCTCGCGCGCAAACCGGTGCAGGCCCTCGTGCCGCCGCAGGTCCGCCCGGCCGTCCGCGACCTGGTCACGGCCGCCGCCGGGGCCCGCACGGTGGGCGCCACCGTCGCGGTGAGCCCGCGCAACGGTCCCGAGCGCACCGTGCGGGTCCTCATCACCGGCGGGGTCCACCGCGGCGAGGACCGGTCCGTCCTGACGTGGGTCCTGGGGGACGTCACCCCTGCGCAGGTCGCGGCGGACCCCGCGGTCCTGCAGGCCGTCGCCGCCTTGACGGCCCTGCCCGTGGGGGACCTGTCGCAGCACGAGCTCCTCACCGAGGTGGCGGGCCTGGCGACGCGGGCCGTGACGGGCGCGTCGTGGGCGAGCGTCGTCCTCGGCGACCCGGCCGAACCGTCCGAGCTGGCCGCCGACTCCGAGGAGGCCCAGCGCATCGACGGCGCCCAGTTCCGCGTGGGGCAGGGACCCGCGGTGACGGCCCACCGCGACGGGGTCCCGGTCCGCAGCGCCGACCTGCGCCAGGACGAGCGGTGGCCGGCGCTCGCGGTACCGGCCGGGCGGACCCGGGTGCGCAGCGCGCTCGCGCTGCCCGTCCGCGCGCGCGACGTGTCCGCGGCGGCTGCCGTGCGCGGGGTGCTCACCGTGTACGGACCGGAACCGGGCGCCTTCGCGGGCGACGAGCACCTCGACCGCGCCCTCGTCTTCGCCGAGGCGGCCTCGGCCCTGCTGCACGACCTGGACCGCATCGCCGAGCTGCGCGCCACCGCGGAGAACCTCACGGTGGCGATGCGCTCGCGCGCGACGATCGAGCAGGCCAAGGGTCTCGTCGCCGGCTGGGTGGGGTGCAGCGTCGAGGAGGCCTTCGAGGTGCTGACCCGGCTGAGCCAGGACCGCAACGTCAAGCTGCGCGAGCTGGCCGCCCTCGCGGTCGCCGACCCCTCACGGCACGACCTGCGCCCCGTCCTGGTGCACGCGCACGACCGGCTCCTCGAACGCCGGGCTCAGGAACGGGCCCGGGAGCGGGTTCAGGGCGCGTCGTCGTCGAGCTGA
- a CDS encoding ANTAR domain-containing protein, with translation MQETQDTLADQLRTVLADPDPHGEEAVAALRVLLDLGWVEPDRVEARLGREQAVRSFAEDLAVARTRARTAAERSRDLRRRTDAALARAGELRREVRVGEEDARVAALEQEVARLRAALDNRPRIEHAVGIVMQLVGCDETVAWELLSGLSQHTNVKVRVVAEALAAHVGSGRGVPADVATGLRALARDRSPGRSRT, from the coding sequence GTGCAGGAGACGCAGGACACGCTGGCCGACCAGCTGCGCACGGTGCTGGCCGATCCCGACCCGCACGGGGAGGAGGCGGTCGCGGCCCTGCGCGTCCTGCTCGACCTCGGCTGGGTCGAGCCGGACCGCGTCGAGGCCCGGCTGGGGCGGGAGCAGGCCGTGCGCTCCTTCGCCGAGGACCTCGCCGTCGCCCGCACCCGGGCCCGCACCGCGGCCGAGCGCAGCCGTGACCTGCGACGGCGCACCGACGCCGCGCTGGCCCGCGCGGGCGAGCTGCGCCGGGAGGTGCGGGTGGGGGAGGAGGACGCCCGGGTGGCCGCGCTCGAGCAGGAGGTCGCCCGGCTGCGGGCCGCCCTGGACAACCGCCCCCGCATCGAGCACGCCGTCGGCATCGTCATGCAGCTCGTCGGCTGCGACGAGACCGTCGCGTGGGAGCTGCTGAGCGGGCTGTCCCAGCACACCAACGTCAAGGTCCGCGTCGTGGCCGAGGCCCTCGCCGCCCACGTGGGCAGCGGCCGGGGTGTGCCGGCGGACGTCGCCACCGGTCTGCGGGCCCTGGCGCGGGACCGGTCGCCCGGACGCTCTAGAACGTGA
- a CDS encoding sensor domain-containing diguanylate cyclase, producing the protein MDRNDWIALAQADRVDDAVLVAPAAVPSVPAPSPREAARLAVLHGYRLLDAPADDELSAVVRAAAVVADVPHATLNLIAEDRQCQLTTVGFEGTDSARADSMCALHFEEGLLVHVPDASQDPRFARNPWVDGRLGRVRSYASAPLVSPEGHALGSLCVFDTVPGHVVPERLSVLQDLAGVLVALFERRRQAREAAEQGRRAGEARELAVLAMAEAEARWEQSEAVAETVDVGLVVVDAAGHVTSLNRTARQWHGESPAHLAADGRAPLAPGDLPWSRALRDGSVEDVELVLTTPGQAPRTLVCSGRSMRSGDGTPLGAVVALHDVTEARQREKALARAHATLAEHTARVQALADASRTLAAARDPQQAVCHLVRELTGADAAYLLRPAPADDGAELRAVATVGFPSLEITYPLDEPSLAGLTFTSAEPVFVGDVATHPRASQRWVDLTGVVSGAWHPVVLSGQRTVGVLGVFWRQTRQELGEHVLPVLQTLTGEVAHAAERTELLQRLAEAAERDTLTGLANRRRWDEVIATEVARAARTGEPLSVAVIDLDHFKRYNDTHGHLGGDVLLREFADAALACLREVDVIARWGGEEFVVALPGCAAEDAVTVADRIRAVVPRGQSCTIGVARWRPGLLAQDVVRLADAALYAGKEQGRDRTVVHP; encoded by the coding sequence GTGGACCGGAACGACTGGATCGCCCTCGCGCAGGCGGACCGGGTCGACGACGCCGTGCTCGTCGCCCCCGCCGCCGTCCCGTCCGTGCCCGCGCCGTCCCCGCGGGAGGCGGCGCGGCTGGCCGTGCTGCACGGGTACCGCCTGCTCGACGCACCCGCCGACGACGAGCTGTCCGCGGTCGTGCGCGCCGCGGCGGTCGTCGCGGACGTGCCGCACGCGACCTTGAACCTCATCGCCGAGGACCGCCAGTGCCAGCTGACGACCGTCGGCTTCGAGGGCACCGACTCGGCGCGGGCCGACTCCATGTGCGCGCTGCACTTCGAGGAGGGGTTGCTCGTCCACGTCCCGGACGCCTCGCAGGACCCGCGCTTCGCGCGCAACCCGTGGGTCGACGGCCGGCTGGGCCGGGTGCGCTCCTACGCCTCGGCCCCCCTCGTCAGCCCCGAGGGCCACGCCCTCGGCTCGCTGTGCGTCTTCGACACCGTGCCCGGCCACGTCGTGCCGGAGCGGCTGTCCGTCCTGCAGGACCTCGCCGGGGTGCTCGTGGCCCTCTTCGAACGCCGCCGGCAGGCCCGCGAGGCCGCCGAGCAGGGCCGGCGCGCCGGGGAGGCGCGCGAGCTGGCCGTCCTGGCGATGGCCGAGGCCGAGGCCCGCTGGGAGCAGAGCGAGGCCGTCGCCGAGACCGTCGACGTCGGCCTGGTCGTCGTCGACGCCGCCGGGCACGTGACCTCCCTGAACCGGACCGCCCGGCAGTGGCACGGGGAGTCCCCCGCCCACCTCGCCGCCGACGGCCGCGCACCGCTCGCCCCCGGGGACCTGCCGTGGTCGCGCGCGCTGCGGGACGGCTCGGTCGAGGACGTCGAGCTCGTCCTGACCACGCCCGGGCAGGCCCCGCGCACCCTGGTCTGCTCCGGCCGGTCGATGCGCAGCGGCGACGGGACCCCGCTGGGCGCGGTCGTGGCCCTGCACGACGTGACGGAGGCCCGGCAGCGGGAGAAGGCGCTCGCCCGGGCGCACGCGACCCTCGCCGAGCACACCGCCCGGGTCCAGGCCCTGGCCGACGCCTCGCGCACGCTGGCCGCGGCGCGGGACCCGCAGCAGGCCGTCTGCCACCTCGTGCGCGAGCTGACCGGGGCCGACGCGGCGTACCTGCTGCGTCCCGCCCCGGCGGACGACGGCGCCGAGCTGCGCGCCGTGGCCACGGTGGGGTTCCCGTCGCTGGAGATCACCTACCCCCTCGACGAACCCTCGCTGGCCGGTCTGACCTTCACCTCCGCCGAACCCGTCTTCGTCGGTGACGTCGCGACCCACCCCCGCGCCTCCCAGCGGTGGGTGGACCTGACGGGGGTGGTCTCCGGCGCCTGGCACCCCGTCGTGCTCTCCGGGCAGCGCACCGTGGGGGTCCTCGGCGTCTTCTGGCGCCAGACCCGCCAGGAGCTGGGCGAGCACGTGCTGCCCGTCCTGCAGACCCTCACCGGCGAGGTCGCCCACGCCGCCGAACGCACCGAACTGCTGCAGCGCCTGGCGGAGGCGGCCGAGCGGGACACGCTGACGGGGCTGGCCAACCGCCGCCGCTGGGACGAGGTCATCGCCACCGAGGTGGCCCGCGCCGCGCGCACCGGGGAGCCCCTGAGCGTCGCCGTCATCGACCTCGACCACTTCAAGCGGTACAACGACACCCACGGCCACCTCGGCGGGGACGTCCTGCTGCGCGAGTTCGCCGACGCCGCCCTGGCGTGCCTGCGCGAGGTCGACGTCATCGCCCGGTGGGGCGGGGAGGAGTTCGTCGTGGCCCTGCCCGGGTGCGCGGCCGAGGACGCCGTCACCGTCGCCGACCGGATCCGCGCCGTGGTGCCCCGCGGTCAGAGCTGCACGATCGGCGTCGCCCGGTGGCGGCCCGGCCTGCTCGCGCAGGACGTCGTGCGGCTGGCCGACGCGGCCCTGTACGCCGGCAAGGAGCAGGGCCGCGACCGCACGGTGGTCCACCCGTGA
- a CDS encoding PAS domain S-box protein produces MSGVAVLRSTAFAAVFSVAVLLGRATVMDGTSLSLVWPAAGVAVVWFAAQRAAGTRWLDLALLSAATFALNAVTGASPALAASFVVANVLQVLLFGLLFARWCPTAWGAGGREPLTGVAQLMRLLAAAALATGAGAVLGPAAVWALTGHWSWVTTLVWLTRNTASILLIASVAFRVGCLLGARRPAADGTVVVVPVRPLRGWQRVELVAVLACAVAAYALVFGVYDGLPVAFPLIALAAWAALRFDTTVVLVLDLALGVSAVLLTLGGHGPFALIPDDSTRAIVVQLYVAMLAVLGLALAMSRDERDVLLASMARSTAASERLAAAAAAHRAEAEARGELTAAVLESVDVGIVVADERGRLTMFNRTAQHWHGLDADSGLDPAQHAGRYDLFAADGRTPLDAGEVPLHRVLREGSVADTEIVLAPAGRAALTVVCSGRRMTRADGSALGAVVVMADVSADRALRRDLEEARARAREQADRLQAAFDASLVGNVDLGLDGTVLRANPAAASMLGRTPADLVGQRWTAHVHPDDRAAGGEVVTRSLEGGPAGSGRDGGVDLRHLHRDGHVVHTHVSAAVVRDGEGRPAHLTCQLLDVSSRVAAEEGVRRQRDVSARLLQALSDLGEGVLVEHDEQITYANDALARLTGRRTTSLLTLSTSLLLVPEPEQAAWVARRTFVPGQVRADQSSVTALRHADGSTVPVEVTCVPLPDAGGRATLTLVRDLSEQRRAQDALARSNERLREANRLKDDLVATLSHDLRQPLSTTTGFAELLLDDWDGLSEQDRHEHLTRIRKAGRWANDLLEDILAMAQLDAGPPVPRTTRVHVPALVADVLDRTGAPRGLVDTTGVQDVTVLADRGHVEQVLANLVGNAFKYGRPPVRVSARRRGDDVLLEVVDAGEGVPPEFVPHLFDRFARATTGAAAGQKGTGLGLFIARALVNANGGDLTYRPAGGGGSRFTLSLNALAAPAGARDGLGEAVDLP; encoded by the coding sequence GTGAGCGGGGTGGCCGTGCTGCGCAGCACCGCCTTCGCGGCCGTCTTCAGCGTCGCGGTCCTGCTGGGCCGGGCGACCGTCATGGACGGCACGAGCCTGAGCCTGGTCTGGCCCGCGGCCGGGGTGGCCGTCGTCTGGTTCGCCGCCCAGCGGGCGGCCGGGACCCGGTGGCTGGACCTGGCCCTGCTGTCCGCGGCCACGTTCGCCCTCAACGCCGTCACCGGCGCCTCCCCGGCGCTCGCCGCCTCCTTCGTCGTGGCGAACGTGCTGCAGGTCCTCCTCTTCGGCCTGCTCTTCGCCCGCTGGTGCCCCACGGCCTGGGGTGCGGGCGGACGCGAACCGCTCACCGGTGTCGCCCAGCTCATGCGGCTGCTCGCGGCGGCCGCCCTGGCCACGGGGGCCGGTGCCGTGCTCGGCCCGGCGGCCGTGTGGGCGCTGACCGGCCACTGGTCGTGGGTGACGACGCTGGTCTGGCTGACCCGCAACACCGCGAGCATCCTGCTCATCGCCTCGGTGGCCTTCCGCGTGGGCTGCCTGCTGGGCGCCCGGCGCCCCGCTGCGGACGGGACAGTCGTCGTGGTCCCCGTGCGACCGCTGCGCGGCTGGCAACGGGTGGAACTGGTGGCGGTGCTGGCCTGCGCGGTCGCGGCGTACGCGCTCGTCTTCGGCGTCTACGACGGCCTGCCCGTCGCGTTCCCGCTCATCGCGCTGGCGGCCTGGGCCGCGCTGCGCTTCGACACGACCGTCGTCCTCGTCCTCGACCTGGCCCTGGGGGTCTCGGCGGTGCTGCTCACCCTCGGTGGGCACGGCCCGTTCGCGCTCATCCCCGACGACTCGACCCGCGCGATCGTCGTCCAGCTCTACGTGGCGATGCTCGCGGTCCTGGGTCTGGCGCTGGCGATGAGCCGCGACGAGCGCGACGTCCTGCTCGCCTCGATGGCGCGCTCGACGGCCGCGAGCGAACGCCTGGCCGCCGCGGCCGCGGCGCACCGGGCCGAGGCGGAGGCCCGCGGCGAGCTGACCGCCGCGGTGCTGGAGTCCGTGGACGTCGGCATCGTCGTGGCCGACGAGCGGGGGCGGCTGACGATGTTCAACCGGACCGCGCAGCACTGGCACGGGCTCGACGCCGACTCCGGGCTCGACCCCGCCCAGCACGCCGGCCGCTACGACCTGTTCGCCGCGGACGGGCGCACCCCCCTGGACGCCGGAGAGGTGCCGCTGCACCGCGTGCTGCGCGAGGGGTCCGTCGCCGACACCGAGATCGTCCTGGCCCCGGCCGGGCGGGCGGCCCTGACGGTCGTGTGCTCGGGCCGGCGGATGACCCGCGCGGACGGCAGCGCGCTCGGCGCCGTCGTCGTCATGGCCGACGTGAGCGCCGACCGCGCGCTGCGCCGGGACCTGGAGGAGGCCCGGGCGCGGGCCCGCGAGCAGGCCGACCGGTTGCAGGCCGCGTTCGACGCCTCCCTCGTCGGCAACGTCGACCTGGGCCTGGACGGCACGGTGCTGCGGGCGAACCCCGCCGCCGCATCGATGCTCGGGCGCACCCCGGCGGACCTGGTGGGGCAGCGCTGGACCGCGCACGTGCACCCCGACGACCGGGCCGCGGGAGGCGAGGTCGTGACCCGCTCCCTCGAGGGTGGGCCCGCCGGGTCCGGGCGGGACGGGGGCGTGGACCTGCGCCACCTGCACCGCGACGGGCACGTCGTGCACACCCACGTCTCCGCGGCCGTCGTCCGCGACGGCGAGGGCCGCCCCGCGCACCTGACCTGCCAGTTGCTGGACGTCAGCAGCCGGGTCGCCGCCGAGGAGGGGGTGCGCCGGCAGCGCGACGTCTCCGCCCGTCTCCTGCAGGCCCTCAGCGACCTCGGCGAGGGGGTCCTCGTCGAGCACGACGAGCAGATCACCTACGCCAACGACGCCCTCGCCCGCCTGACCGGGCGGCGCACGACGAGCCTGCTCACGCTGTCGACCTCGCTCCTGCTGGTGCCCGAGCCGGAGCAGGCCGCCTGGGTGGCCCGGCGCACGTTCGTGCCCGGGCAGGTCCGCGCCGACCAGAGCTCGGTGACGGCGCTGCGCCACGCCGACGGGTCGACCGTGCCGGTGGAGGTCACGTGCGTGCCCCTGCCCGACGCCGGTGGACGCGCCACCCTCACCCTCGTGCGCGACCTGTCGGAGCAGCGCCGCGCCCAGGACGCGCTGGCGCGGTCCAACGAGCGGCTGCGCGAGGCCAACCGGCTCAAGGACGACCTCGTGGCCACCCTCAGCCACGACCTGCGCCAGCCGCTGTCGACGACGACCGGGTTCGCCGAACTGCTGCTCGACGACTGGGACGGGCTGAGCGAGCAGGACCGGCACGAGCACCTCACCCGCATCCGGAAGGCCGGCCGCTGGGCCAACGACCTGCTCGAGGACATCCTCGCGATGGCCCAGCTCGACGCCGGCCCGCCGGTCCCGCGGACCACCCGCGTGCACGTGCCGGCGCTCGTCGCCGACGTCCTGGACCGCACCGGGGCGCCGCGCGGGCTCGTCGACACCACGGGTGTCCAGGACGTGACCGTCCTGGCCGACCGCGGGCACGTGGAGCAGGTCCTGGCCAACCTCGTGGGCAACGCGTTCAAGTACGGCCGCCCCCCGGTGCGGGTGAGCGCCCGGCGCCGCGGGGACGACGTGCTCCTCGAGGTGGTCGACGCCGGCGAGGGCGTGCCGCCGGAGTTCGTGCCGCACCTGTTCGACCGCTTCGCGCGCGCCACCACCGGTGCCGCGGCCGGGCAGAAGGGGACGGGGCTGGGGTTGTTCATCGCCCGGGCCCTCGTCAACGCCAACGGCGGCGACCTGACCTACCGGCCCGCGGGAGGGGGCGGGTCGCGGTTCACGCTGAGCCTCAACGCGCTGGCGGCCCCCGCGGGGGCCCGGGACGGGCTCGGCGAGGCCGTCGACCTGCCGTGA
- a CDS encoding polysaccharide deacetylase family protein, whose protein sequence is MTPGDPQHETYLRAAQAVAAEDAERAGVATYLRVDPGGPAPDPAAGEPELAARVRAVWDVLSGADADVTVQDVLAVLGDLELRPETARTPSEPPPRLAAWRPPGTPLPPRAVRAGEVGQVADAFVAGRLLRVVNHHDTPASRAEEFRRDLHWYAERFAPVTAEDVHAFCRTGRWPDASRPGIVPAFYDGFASAVQVAVPALEEVGLVGWFYPPTDFLDVPPPHQREFARAHEYGVLEHPSGRLAMTWEELTALAGRHEVCAHTATHAASEDVTSPARVLAEVLEPVRRLSAAIGRPPASWAWLGGTDHDPARPGDAALAATGVRLWTSNTGLRRLHP, encoded by the coding sequence GTGACCCCGGGCGACCCCCAGCACGAGACGTACCTGCGCGCCGCGCAGGCCGTCGCCGCCGAGGACGCGGAACGGGCGGGCGTCGCCACGTACCTGCGCGTCGACCCCGGCGGGCCGGCCCCCGACCCCGCCGCGGGCGAGCCGGAGCTGGCCGCCCGCGTGCGCGCGGTGTGGGACGTGCTGAGCGGGGCCGACGCCGACGTCACCGTCCAGGACGTGCTCGCCGTCCTGGGCGACCTGGAGCTGCGCCCGGAAACGGCCCGGACGCCGTCCGAGCCACCCCCGCGCCTGGCCGCCTGGCGACCGCCGGGCACCCCCCTGCCACCGCGGGCCGTGCGGGCGGGGGAGGTGGGGCAGGTCGCCGACGCCTTCGTCGCCGGCCGGCTCCTGCGCGTCGTCAACCACCACGACACCCCCGCGTCGCGGGCCGAGGAGTTCCGCCGCGACCTGCACTGGTACGCCGAGCGCTTCGCCCCGGTGACGGCCGAGGACGTGCACGCCTTCTGCCGCACCGGGCGCTGGCCCGACGCCTCCCGGCCCGGGATCGTGCCCGCGTTCTACGACGGGTTCGCGAGCGCCGTGCAGGTCGCGGTGCCCGCGCTGGAGGAGGTGGGGCTGGTCGGCTGGTTCTACCCGCCGACGGACTTCCTCGACGTCCCGCCGCCGCACCAGCGGGAGTTCGCCCGGGCCCACGAGTACGGCGTGCTGGAGCACCCCTCGGGCCGGCTGGCGATGACGTGGGAGGAGCTGACGGCACTGGCCGGCCGCCACGAGGTGTGCGCGCACACCGCCACGCACGCGGCGTCGGAGGACGTGACCTCCCCCGCGCGGGTGCTCGCCGAGGTGCTGGAACCCGTCCGCCGCCTGAGCGCGGCGATCGGCCGTCCGCCCGCGTCGTGGGCGTGGCTGGGCGGGACGGACCACGACCCGGCCCGTCCGGGTGACGCGGCGCTGGCCGCGACGGGGGTCCGGCTGTGGACGTCGAACACGGGGTTGCGACGCCTGCACCCCTGA